A portion of the Lolium rigidum isolate FL_2022 chromosome 1, APGP_CSIRO_Lrig_0.1, whole genome shotgun sequence genome contains these proteins:
- the LOC124651943 gene encoding E3 ubiquitin-protein ligase RSL1-like → MAEAEAQAPNPCSICLEPMAPSEAQRGGSSCAHALCRSCLEGHVRAKVESGRAANVGCLDATCAGKLDPELCRAALPGDVFERWCAALCESIFVGARRTYCPFPDCSEMMVADDDGERVTQTECQVCRRLFCAQCGVAWPAGADCAAYKHLGRVDTAREDMMVMEMAKGKSWKRCPRCQFFVEKTDGYLHITCRCGNEFCYGCGMQWASHSGCTM, encoded by the exons ATGGCCGAGGCCGAGGCACAGGCGCCAAACCCCTGCAGCATCTGCCTGGAACCCATGGCGCCCTCGGAGGCGcagcgcggcggcagcagctgcgCGCACGCGCTTTGCCGATCGTGCCTGGAGGGCCACGTCCGCGCAAAGGTCgagtccggccgcgccgccaACGTGGGATGCCTCGACGCGACATGCGCCGGCAAGCTGGACCCAGAGCTTTGCCGCGCCGCCCTCCCCGGCGACGTGTTCGAGCGGTGGTGCGCCGCGCTGTGCGAGTCCATATTCGTCGGCGCGCGTCGAACGTACTGCCCTTTCCCGGACTGCTCCGagatgatggtggccgacgacgACGGTGAGCGCGTGACGCAGACGGAGTGCCAGGTGTGCAGGCGGCTCTTCTGCGCCCAGTGCGGCGTCGCGTGGCCCGCCGGCGCCGACTGCGCGGCGTACAAGCATCTCGGCAGGGTGGACACGGCCAGGGAGgacatgatggtgatggagatggccaaGGGGAAGAGCTGGAAGAGGTGCCCCAGGTGCCAGTTCTTCGTGGAGAAAACCGATGGCTACTTGCACATTACCTGCAG GTGCGGCAATGAGTTCTGCTACGGATGTGGCATGCAGTGGGCTAGTCATTCCGGGTGCACCATGTAG
- the LOC124651953 gene encoding E3 ubiquitin-protein ligase RSL1-like, translating into MAEPAGQAPHAPCSICMEPMAPSEAHRGGSGCAHAFCRPCLAGHVRAKVEAGAAAVRCLDASCAGALDPELCRAALPGDLFVRWCRALCESMFMGERRTYCPFPDCSEMMVADDVSDGCVTQSECQVCRRLFCANCQVPWHAGVSCAEFARLGAAERGRDDLLLVETARESKWKRCPRCRFYVEKSHGCLHITCRCGFQFCYGCEKPWELIHDGCPGE; encoded by the exons ATGGCGGAACCCGCTGGGCAGGCGCCGCACGCCCCCTGCAGCATCTGCATGGAACCCATGGCGCCGTCGGAGGCCCACCGCGGAGGCAGCGGGTGCGCGCACGCCTTCTGCCGGCCGTGCCTGGCGGGCCACGTCCGCGCCAAGGTGgaagccggcgccgccgccgtgcggTGCCTCGACGCGTCCTGCGCCGGCGCGCTCGACCCAGAGCTGTGCCGCGCGGCCCTCCCGGGCGACCTGTTCGTGCGGTGGTGCCGCGCGCTGTGCGAGTCCATGTTCATGGGAGAGCGGCGGACCTACTGCCCTTTCCCCGACTGCTCCGagatgatggtggccgacgacgTGTCCGACGGGTGCGTGACGCAGTCGGAGTGCCAGGTGTGCCGGCGGCTGTTCTGCGCGAATTGCCAGGTGCCGTGGCACGCCGGCGTGAGCTGCGCGGAGTTCGCGCGGCTTGgcgcggcggagcgcggccgggaTGATCTGCTGCTCGTGGAGACCGCCAGGGAGTCGAAGTGGAAGCGCTGCCCGCGGTGCCGGTTCTACGTCGAGAAGTCCCATGGCTGTCTGCACATCACTTGCCG GTGTGGTTTTCAGTTCTGCTATGGGTGCGAGAAGCCATGGGAACTCATACACGATGGCTGTCCTGGGGAATGA